In Zobellia roscoffensis, the following are encoded in one genomic region:
- a CDS encoding di-heme oxidoreductase family protein, with protein MCLVFISCSESDDYVPLVVEENEELSGGNATSFIFSPDAFGFSVDGLSLDEQITFGVGNSLFNQNWVTAPASTTARDGLGPFFNARSCSGCHFKDGRGRPPAFEGELAHGLLLRLSLSGTDQHGINIPDPIYGSQFQDNSILSVSNEGTLKVTYENITVTYEDGNSVELQKPTYEMVDLNYGAMDPSILVSPRVASQMVGLGLLDAIPEMVVLSYEDENDADNDGISGRANYVYDAESDGFKLGRFGWKANQPSVKQQIAAAFSGDLGITSSLFPDENCNGTLNCDEIANGGNPEITDENLDKVTFYSATLSVPARRDVDDEDVLKGKELFNTIHCSGCHIAVHETGAYEIDALANQTIRPYTDLLLHDMGEGLADNAPEYRASGVEWRTPPLWGVGLIETVNDHTNLLHDGRARTIEEAILWHGGEAEEIKNRFMALDKEERGQIIRFIETL; from the coding sequence ATGTGTTTGGTCTTTATATCCTGTAGTGAATCGGATGATTATGTACCGCTCGTTGTGGAAGAAAACGAAGAACTATCCGGGGGCAATGCTACATCCTTTATTTTCTCGCCCGATGCATTTGGTTTTTCGGTAGATGGATTGTCTTTGGATGAGCAGATAACCTTTGGAGTAGGCAATTCGCTGTTCAACCAGAATTGGGTAACGGCACCGGCTTCTACTACGGCACGTGATGGTCTAGGTCCTTTTTTTAATGCACGCTCATGTTCTGGTTGTCACTTCAAGGATGGTAGAGGTAGGCCTCCAGCTTTTGAGGGAGAATTGGCACATGGACTCTTGTTGCGTTTATCCCTTTCCGGCACTGATCAACATGGAATTAATATTCCTGACCCTATCTACGGAAGTCAATTTCAGGATAACAGCATTTTAAGTGTTTCCAATGAAGGAACATTAAAGGTAACCTATGAAAACATAACGGTAACTTATGAAGACGGTAACTCCGTAGAATTACAAAAGCCAACTTATGAGATGGTTGATCTAAACTACGGAGCCATGGATCCCTCCATTCTGGTTTCTCCAAGAGTTGCCAGTCAGATGGTGGGTCTTGGTTTATTAGATGCTATTCCGGAAATGGTTGTATTGAGTTATGAGGATGAGAACGATGCGGACAACGATGGTATATCGGGTCGGGCAAATTATGTTTATGATGCGGAGTCAGATGGTTTTAAATTGGGTAGGTTTGGCTGGAAGGCCAATCAACCGAGTGTAAAACAACAGATTGCGGCCGCATTCTCGGGAGATTTGGGTATAACCTCATCCTTATTTCCGGATGAAAATTGTAATGGGACTCTAAATTGTGATGAAATTGCTAATGGTGGAAATCCTGAAATTACTGATGAGAATTTAGATAAAGTTACTTTTTATTCGGCAACATTGTCCGTGCCCGCAAGACGTGATGTAGATGATGAAGATGTGTTAAAAGGCAAAGAGCTTTTCAACACTATTCATTGTTCGGGTTGCCATATAGCCGTGCATGAAACAGGGGCTTATGAGATAGATGCTTTGGCAAACCAGACCATACGTCCTTACACTGATTTACTGTTACATGATATGGGAGAGGGCTTGGCGGATAACGCTCCTGAGTATAGGGCATCTGGAGTAGAATGGAGAACACCACCATTATGGGGAGTAGGGTTGATAGAGACCGTTAATGACCATACGAATCTGTTGCATGATGGTAGGGCTAGAACTATTGAAGAAGCTATTTTGTGGCATGGAGGTGAAGCAGAGGAAATCAAAAACCGTTTTATGGCACTAGATAAGGAAGAACGGGGTCAGATCATTAGATTTATTGAAACATTATAA
- a CDS encoding imelysin family protein has protein sequence MKKNIFKLYLPGLFALALTACSSDDNGTTGTKEEEETLVRTEVISNYADVVEANYAQALADAEALQDAIDTFVAEPTQANFDAAKTAWLASRESYGPSEAFRFANGPIDSGDTEELEGLLNSWPMDEAYVDYVEGDETAGLINEEAATFEITKENLIVKNGEGDTEENVSVGYHAIEFLLWGQDNTDPSEKLSGQRPYTDFVDGGTAANQDRRRLYLQLVAELLVDNLQEVADTWSSSYRTTFLALPEDEALNNILSSIAELSSSELAIERMAVALENQNQEDEHSCFSDNTHRDIRLNLEGIANVYNGTYGSVSGLSLADLIEEADADLAAELDALLTAAETAVGATAIPFDYAISDGITSEEGAKVQEAVVALTEFGNKLLEAKTSLGIE, from the coding sequence ATGAAAAAGAATATCTTTAAATTATACTTACCAGGTCTTTTCGCTTTGGCATTAACGGCATGTTCAAGTGATGATAATGGTACAACTGGCACGAAAGAGGAAGAAGAAACGCTTGTTCGTACCGAGGTGATAAGCAATTATGCGGATGTTGTAGAGGCCAATTATGCCCAAGCACTTGCAGATGCTGAAGCTTTGCAAGACGCCATAGATACATTTGTAGCGGAGCCTACCCAAGCTAATTTTGATGCGGCAAAGACTGCATGGTTAGCATCTAGGGAATCGTATGGTCCTAGTGAGGCTTTTCGGTTTGCAAACGGTCCTATAGATTCAGGTGATACGGAGGAGTTGGAAGGTTTATTGAATTCATGGCCTATGGATGAGGCTTATGTAGATTATGTAGAAGGTGATGAAACCGCTGGCCTTATTAATGAGGAAGCTGCAACCTTTGAAATCACTAAAGAAAATTTAATAGTCAAGAACGGTGAAGGTGATACCGAAGAGAATGTATCTGTGGGCTACCATGCCATAGAATTTTTACTTTGGGGCCAGGATAACACCGATCCTTCTGAAAAACTAAGTGGGCAAAGACCTTATACAGATTTTGTAGATGGTGGTACGGCAGCTAATCAAGACAGAAGAAGACTGTATTTACAGCTTGTGGCCGAGTTATTGGTGGACAATCTTCAAGAAGTTGCCGATACTTGGTCTTCTAGTTACAGAACTACATTTTTGGCTTTGCCGGAAGATGAAGCATTAAACAATATTTTAAGTAGTATTGCCGAATTATCCAGTAGTGAACTTGCTATTGAGCGAATGGCCGTAGCTCTTGAAAATCAAAATCAAGAAGATGAGCATTCTTGTTTCAGTGATAATACACATCGTGATATTAGATTGAACCTTGAAGGAATCGCAAATGTTTATAATGGTACGTATGGTAGCGTTAGCGGACTTTCTTTGGCAGATTTAATTGAAGAAGCAGATGCTGATTTGGCTGCAGAACTTGATGCTTTGCTTACAGCAGCCGAAACTGCGGTAGGTGCAACGGCCATCCCTTTCGATTATGCCATATCGGACGGAATTACAAGTGAAGAAGGGGCTAAAGTGCAAGAAGCGGTAGTAGCTCTTACTGAATTTGGCAATAAACTTTTAGAGGCAAAAACTTCTTTGGGTATTGAGTAA
- a CDS encoding DMT family transporter: MDDYKKKWLYLVLLSLVWGSSFILIKKALIGLSPMQLGGLRIVFASLVLFLFGFKSIRALSLNDWKWITLAGLLSSFFPPFLFALAQTQIDSGVTSIFNSVVPLLTTIVGVLLFGAIITKRQILGVFIGLAGTIALIVAGMDFNPDQNYWYAIFILISALGYALNINIIKKHLAHLRPLAVTTASFAVAFVPALILVCYSGFFKEIQSNVAMQSSLWYLLALAVIGTAIANIFFNKLIHLSSPVFAASVTYLIPLVAIVWAVLDGESLNGYQLIGGLVILFGVWLVNKRKK; encoded by the coding sequence TTGGACGATTATAAAAAAAAGTGGCTTTACCTTGTGTTGTTGTCGCTTGTTTGGGGCTCTTCATTTATTTTAATAAAAAAAGCGCTAATAGGTCTCAGTCCAATGCAGTTAGGAGGTTTGCGAATTGTATTTGCATCGTTGGTTCTTTTTTTATTCGGTTTTAAAAGCATTCGAGCTTTAAGTCTTAATGACTGGAAATGGATTACATTGGCAGGCTTACTAAGTTCCTTTTTTCCGCCATTTTTATTTGCATTGGCCCAAACCCAAATAGATAGTGGGGTAACTTCAATTTTTAATTCGGTAGTGCCCTTGTTGACCACTATTGTAGGTGTACTTCTATTTGGTGCTATCATTACCAAAAGACAGATTTTAGGGGTGTTTATTGGCTTGGCGGGAACCATTGCATTGATTGTAGCAGGAATGGACTTTAATCCCGATCAGAATTATTGGTATGCCATTTTTATATTGATTTCTGCTTTAGGGTATGCCTTGAACATTAATATTATAAAAAAACACTTGGCGCATTTAAGGCCGTTGGCGGTGACAACCGCTAGTTTTGCAGTGGCTTTTGTGCCTGCTTTGATTCTTGTTTGTTATTCTGGATTTTTTAAGGAAATTCAAAGTAATGTTGCCATGCAATCTTCGTTATGGTATTTATTGGCATTAGCCGTTATAGGTACCGCGATAGCTAATATCTTTTTTAATAAATTGATTCATTTGTCTAGCCCTGTGTTTGCCGCTTCGGTAACCTATCTTATTCCTTTAGTGGCTATTGTTTGGGCGGTTTTGGATGGGGAATCACTTAATGGGTACCAACTTATTGGTGGTTTGGTAATTCTATTTGGAGTGTGGTTGGTGAATAAAAGAAAAAAATAG
- a CDS encoding NAD(P)/FAD-dependent oxidoreductase yields MQQEKIDVLVIGAGPSGSVASAYLHKQGLKVKVVEKSKFPRFVIGESLIPRCMDHFDAVGLLDCLKAMNFEVKDGARFMNNQGVVCNFDFSKKHGEGWDWTWQVPRADFDKALTDELQSWGVDIAFEQEVTAVEFADDGSSTTTIRDVKGNESTVKAKFIVDSSGFGRVLPRLLDLDKPSEIPKHSSIFTHVKDIKRPEGREGTIITFDVIDTDTWLWVIPFSNGDTSIGYVGKTGYMDSFKGTNTEKLQEMMRLSSYYFDRFDGLDYKYEPRMIKNIAKSVKQLYGKGFALTGNSAEFLDPVFSSGVTFAVESAHLAAQLVTKELKGEEVDWQTQYTDYMLEGVDVFSTYVKEWYTGNLQTIFFHSTENKVIKEQICAVLAGYVWDKTNPFVKNHNRLVKTVAHIADMEMAAHGKS; encoded by the coding sequence ATGCAGCAAGAAAAGATTGATGTTTTGGTTATTGGGGCAGGGCCTTCTGGTTCTGTAGCTTCCGCGTATCTTCATAAACAAGGATTAAAAGTAAAGGTAGTCGAGAAGAGTAAATTTCCACGTTTTGTAATAGGAGAAAGCTTGATACCGCGTTGCATGGATCATTTTGATGCTGTGGGGTTGTTAGATTGTCTAAAGGCTATGAATTTTGAGGTTAAAGATGGTGCCCGTTTTATGAATAATCAGGGTGTGGTCTGTAATTTTGATTTTAGTAAAAAGCATGGGGAAGGTTGGGACTGGACGTGGCAAGTGCCAAGGGCCGATTTTGATAAAGCCCTCACGGATGAGCTTCAATCTTGGGGTGTAGATATTGCTTTTGAACAAGAGGTTACTGCGGTTGAGTTTGCTGATGATGGCTCGTCAACTACAACTATAAGGGATGTTAAGGGAAATGAATCTACCGTTAAAGCCAAATTTATAGTAGACTCTAGTGGTTTTGGTAGGGTTTTACCTCGTTTATTAGATTTAGACAAACCTTCAGAAATACCTAAACATTCTTCCATATTTACCCATGTAAAAGATATAAAAAGACCAGAAGGAAGAGAGGGAACGATTATTACGTTTGATGTAATTGATACGGATACTTGGTTGTGGGTCATCCCATTTTCTAACGGAGATACGAGTATAGGTTATGTGGGGAAAACAGGTTATATGGATTCTTTTAAAGGCACGAATACCGAGAAGCTTCAAGAAATGATGAGGTTGTCTAGCTATTATTTTGATAGGTTTGATGGCTTAGATTATAAGTACGAGCCCCGAATGATAAAGAACATTGCCAAATCTGTAAAACAGTTGTACGGAAAAGGTTTTGCCTTAACGGGAAACAGTGCGGAGTTCTTAGACCCCGTATTTTCTTCCGGAGTAACTTTTGCCGTAGAGTCCGCACATTTGGCGGCCCAACTCGTTACTAAAGAATTGAAAGGCGAAGAGGTAGATTGGCAAACACAGTATACAGATTATATGTTAGAAGGTGTTGACGTATTTTCTACGTATGTAAAGGAATGGTATACGGGTAATCTGCAGACTATATTCTTTCATAGTACAGAAAACAAGGTAATAAAAGAACAGATTTGTGCAGTCTTGGCAGGGTATGTTTGGGATAAAACCAACCCGTTCGTGAAGAATCATAACCGATTAGTGAAAACCGTGGCCCATATTGCCGATATGGAAATGGCGGCTCATGGTAAGTCCTAG
- a CDS encoding HAL/PAL/TAL family ammonia-lyase, translating to MPKIKGTLGIEEFYSIIFKDEPLSIDDKVFKTVQDSFDFLKEFSKNKVIYGVNTGFGPMAQYKIKDSETIQLQYNLIRSHASGTGNPIRPKYVKAAMLARLNTLSLGNSGVHPSVLETMTDLINKDVTPLIYEHGGVGASGDLVQLAHLALVLIGEGEVFYKGERRPTQDVFKELNITPIKVELREGLGLINGTSVMTGIGIVNAIYTRRLLEWTICCSSAINEIMHAYDDHLSEELNHTKRHKGQREIARAMRSHLEDSTLTRKREHHLYVDNNGVSVFEEKVQEYYSIRCVPQILGPVLDTLQNVERTLIEEVNSANDNPIVNVEKKHVYHGGNFHGDYISLEMDKLKLVVTKMTMLAERQLNYLLNSKLNDILPPFVNLGTLGLNFGMQGVQFTATSTTAENQMLSNPMYVHSIPNNNDNQDIVSMGTNAANITKQVIENAFEVVAIEMITVVQAIEYLDLKDKVSSKTRKMYDAVRKIVPPFKEDTIMYPYVNEVKDYIINHQNKEVK from the coding sequence ATGCCAAAAATAAAAGGAACGTTAGGAATTGAAGAGTTCTACAGTATTATCTTTAAAGACGAACCATTATCAATTGATGACAAAGTCTTCAAGACCGTTCAGGACAGTTTTGATTTTCTAAAAGAATTTTCAAAGAACAAAGTTATTTACGGAGTCAATACAGGCTTTGGCCCCATGGCCCAATACAAAATAAAAGATTCCGAGACTATTCAATTGCAATACAACTTGATTCGTAGCCATGCTTCGGGCACCGGGAATCCTATACGTCCAAAATACGTTAAGGCAGCTATGTTAGCACGGTTGAATACGTTAAGTTTGGGTAATTCTGGTGTTCATCCTTCTGTTCTTGAAACGATGACCGACTTAATCAATAAAGATGTTACTCCACTTATCTACGAACATGGTGGCGTAGGCGCTAGTGGTGATTTGGTTCAATTGGCACATTTGGCTCTTGTTCTTATTGGTGAAGGTGAAGTTTTTTACAAAGGAGAAAGAAGACCTACCCAAGATGTTTTCAAAGAATTAAATATCACCCCTATAAAAGTAGAATTGCGTGAAGGTCTTGGTTTAATAAACGGAACCTCCGTAATGACCGGTATAGGAATCGTAAATGCTATTTACACCCGTAGATTACTAGAATGGACTATTTGTTGTTCTTCGGCTATAAATGAAATTATGCATGCTTATGACGATCATTTATCGGAAGAGCTTAACCATACAAAAAGACATAAAGGCCAACGCGAAATTGCGCGAGCAATGCGAAGCCACTTAGAAGACAGCACCCTTACTCGCAAGAGAGAACACCACTTGTATGTAGATAATAATGGTGTTTCTGTCTTTGAAGAAAAAGTACAAGAATACTACTCCATACGTTGTGTACCACAGATATTAGGACCCGTGTTAGACACTTTACAAAATGTAGAACGCACGCTTATAGAAGAAGTAAATTCTGCCAATGACAACCCTATTGTTAATGTAGAAAAGAAGCATGTATATCATGGGGGTAATTTCCACGGAGATTATATTTCCTTGGAGATGGACAAACTTAAACTTGTAGTAACCAAAATGACTATGTTGGCGGAAAGACAACTTAACTATCTCTTAAATTCAAAATTGAACGATATTCTGCCACCTTTCGTAAATTTAGGCACCTTAGGACTTAATTTTGGAATGCAAGGGGTACAGTTTACTGCTACCTCAACCACCGCTGAGAACCAAATGTTATCTAACCCAATGTACGTTCACAGCATTCCTAATAACAATGACAATCAAGATATTGTTAGTATGGGTACCAATGCGGCCAATATCACCAAACAGGTCATAGAGAATGCTTTTGAAGTGGTTGCCATAGAAATGATTACCGTGGTCCAAGCTATAGAATACTTAGATTTAAAAGACAAGGTTTCATCAAAGACCAGAAAAATGTACGACGCGGTTCGTAAAATAGTTCCCCCGTTTAAAGAAGACACTATTATGTATCCTTATGTTAACGAGGTAAAAGACTATATTATTAACCATCAAAACAAAGAAGTAAAATGA
- a CDS encoding WG repeat-containing protein, whose amino-acid sequence MKTLAFLLVLIVNTSTLFAQEYALVREDGKFGFIDKTGAYVIDPQFDKADSFSDGLAAALENDFWGFINIKGEWAIKPEYDRVKMFNSGFALALKDDQWRYIDTSGKKLETPSSEKYYDFEEGVALYRSGEKIGLLGTNGKLILEPTYDGIKKFRNGHAKVNNGELWGMIDNTGKVIIPVEYEEIGNTYKEAGVYGKKDGTFGIIHDGSFNPIDNATKVYNFHGDSKLTYASREKKAGFVNSKGEWVLEPTYDKARAFSNGLAPVAVDKKWGYINEKGEMVIEPQFRDAEVFSASGFAPVKDKNWGFIDTSGKVIIPMEYGISGNFAFFKGAEEKGFVNGLARVKSKKGWGFFNEKGELLGDKWFQNAEPFVSVK is encoded by the coding sequence ATGAAAACACTAGCATTTTTATTAGTACTTATTGTCAATACATCAACCCTTTTCGCACAAGAATATGCTTTAGTAAGAGAGGACGGTAAATTTGGATTTATTGATAAGACAGGCGCTTATGTTATAGACCCTCAATTTGACAAGGCAGATAGTTTTTCAGATGGATTGGCGGCGGCCTTAGAGAATGATTTCTGGGGATTTATCAATATTAAGGGAGAATGGGCAATTAAACCTGAATATGATAGGGTAAAAATGTTCAACTCCGGTTTTGCTTTAGCTTTAAAGGATGACCAATGGAGGTATATTGACACCTCCGGAAAAAAACTAGAAACTCCAAGTAGTGAAAAGTATTACGACTTTGAAGAAGGTGTTGCTCTATATCGTTCTGGTGAAAAAATCGGTCTTTTGGGAACAAATGGAAAACTTATTTTAGAACCTACTTATGACGGTATTAAAAAATTTAGAAACGGTCATGCCAAAGTAAATAATGGTGAATTATGGGGTATGATTGATAATACAGGTAAAGTTATTATACCCGTTGAATATGAAGAAATAGGCAATACCTACAAAGAAGCAGGTGTCTACGGAAAGAAAGACGGTACGTTTGGTATTATCCATGATGGAAGTTTTAATCCAATTGACAACGCAACGAAAGTGTACAACTTTCACGGAGATTCAAAACTTACATATGCCTCTCGTGAGAAAAAAGCAGGTTTTGTAAATAGCAAAGGAGAATGGGTACTAGAACCTACATATGATAAGGCCAGAGCTTTTTCTAACGGGTTAGCTCCTGTGGCAGTAGACAAAAAATGGGGCTATATCAACGAAAAAGGGGAAATGGTCATAGAACCACAATTCCGTGATGCAGAAGTATTTTCCGCAAGCGGATTTGCTCCCGTAAAAGATAAAAACTGGGGATTTATTGATACTTCAGGAAAAGTTATTATCCCAATGGAATATGGCATTTCAGGTAATTTTGCCTTCTTTAAAGGAGCTGAAGAAAAAGGCTTTGTAAATGGGCTAGCTAGGGTAAAATCTAAAAAAGGCTGGGGATTCTTTAATGAAAAAGGCGAGTTATTGGGCGATAAGTGGTTTCAAAATGCGGAGCCTTTTGTGTCCGTTAAATAG
- the fabG gene encoding 3-oxoacyl-ACP reductase FabG, producing MEEKKAEKQKYALVTGGSRGIGRAVCVQLAKDLDYQILINYNSNKAAAEETLKLVEEAGGKGELMPFSVTDAEAVKSTFEKWHESHENDVIEVIVNNAGITQDGMFMWMKYEDWSKVIDTSLNGFYNVTNTLIQKLLVNKYGRIINMVSVSGLKGTPGQTNYSAAKGAVIGATKALAQEIAKRNVTVNAVAPGFIKTDMTNDLDEKELKRMIPANRFGKAEEVAHVVSFLASKKSSYITGEVININGGIYS from the coding sequence ATGGAAGAAAAGAAAGCGGAAAAACAAAAATACGCATTGGTAACAGGAGGTTCCAGGGGAATAGGCCGTGCAGTCTGTGTTCAATTGGCGAAAGACTTAGATTATCAAATTCTTATCAATTATAATAGCAATAAAGCGGCAGCCGAAGAAACCCTAAAACTTGTAGAGGAAGCTGGAGGAAAAGGCGAACTCATGCCTTTTAGTGTTACAGATGCAGAAGCAGTTAAATCTACATTTGAGAAATGGCACGAGTCTCATGAAAACGATGTAATTGAAGTAATCGTAAACAATGCCGGAATCACTCAAGACGGCATGTTCATGTGGATGAAATATGAAGATTGGTCTAAAGTTATAGACACAAGCCTTAATGGTTTCTATAATGTCACCAACACACTTATTCAAAAACTTCTGGTCAACAAATATGGCCGTATTATAAACATGGTTTCGGTTTCAGGCCTTAAGGGCACCCCGGGACAAACCAATTATTCCGCAGCCAAAGGAGCCGTTATTGGGGCAACAAAAGCACTTGCACAAGAAATTGCCAAAAGAAACGTTACAGTAAATGCCGTTGCACCCGGTTTCATCAAAACCGATATGACCAACGACCTTGATGAAAAGGAATTAAAACGTATGATTCCTGCAAATAGGTTTGGTAAAGCAGAAGAAGTGGCACACGTGGTATCATTTTTAGCTTCAAAAAAATCAAGCTATATTACAGGTGAAGTCATCAATATCAATGGCGGTATTTATTCTTAA
- a CDS encoding beta-ketoacyl-[acyl-carrier-protein] synthase family protein — protein MRRVVITGMGIYSCIGKNLDEVKTSLYEGKSGIVIDQERLDFGYRSGLTGMVEEPNLKKLLSRRQRLSLGEEGQYAYMATIEALKNAKIKDSFFDENEVGVIYGNDSTARSVVESTDILREKKDTTLVGSGAIFKAMNSTITMNLSTIFRLRGVNFTISAACASGSHSIGMGYHLIKSGLQDCIITGGAQEINKLAMGSFDGLGVFATVDGDPAKASRPFDQARNGLVPSGGGATLILESYESAVKRGAPILGEIIGYGFSSNGGHISTPNVDGPTRAMRNALNDANIDASSIDYVNAHATSTPVGDANEAKAIYEVFGGHNPPVSSTKSMTGHECWMAGASEVIYSMLMMEHSFVAPNINLENIDVDAAKLNIVKETLNKKIDVFLSNSFGFGGTNSALILKKC, from the coding sequence ATGAGAAGAGTAGTAATCACAGGTATGGGTATATATTCTTGTATAGGCAAAAACCTAGACGAGGTAAAGACGTCCCTGTATGAAGGTAAATCCGGTATTGTCATTGACCAAGAACGTCTTGACTTTGGATATCGCTCCGGGCTTACCGGAATGGTGGAGGAACCCAACCTAAAAAAACTCTTATCTAGAAGACAACGCTTAAGCCTTGGTGAAGAGGGACAGTATGCTTATATGGCTACTATTGAAGCCCTAAAAAATGCTAAAATCAAAGACAGTTTCTTTGACGAGAACGAAGTTGGCGTTATTTACGGTAATGACAGTACGGCTAGATCAGTAGTAGAATCTACAGATATATTAAGAGAAAAGAAAGACACTACTTTGGTAGGCTCAGGCGCCATTTTTAAGGCAATGAACTCTACCATTACCATGAATCTTTCAACAATCTTTAGGCTTAGAGGTGTTAACTTTACTATTAGTGCCGCTTGCGCAAGCGGATCTCATTCTATTGGAATGGGGTATCACCTTATTAAAAGCGGACTACAAGATTGTATTATAACAGGTGGAGCACAAGAAATAAATAAATTGGCCATGGGTAGTTTTGATGGTCTTGGGGTATTTGCAACTGTTGACGGTGACCCCGCAAAAGCATCAAGACCTTTTGACCAAGCTAGAAACGGATTAGTACCTAGCGGTGGTGGCGCCACTTTGATTTTAGAAAGCTACGAATCTGCAGTGAAAAGAGGCGCTCCTATTTTAGGGGAAATTATTGGGTATGGTTTTTCATCTAACGGCGGGCATATTTCCACCCCTAATGTTGATGGTCCTACACGTGCCATGCGTAACGCCCTTAACGACGCAAATATTGATGCTTCATCTATAGATTACGTGAATGCGCATGCCACATCTACTCCGGTTGGTGATGCAAATGAGGCGAAAGCCATTTATGAAGTCTTTGGCGGACACAATCCTCCGGTCAGTTCAACCAAGTCGATGACAGGGCATGAATGTTGGATGGCAGGAGCGAGCGAAGTGATTTATAGTATGCTCATGATGGAACATTCCTTTGTAGCACCTAACATCAACTTAGAAAATATTGATGTAGATGCTGCAAAATTAAACATAGTTAAGGAAACGTTAAATAAAAAAATTGATGTATTTTTGTCCAATTCATTCGGATTTGGTGGTACAAATTCCGCTTTGATATTAAAAAAATGCTAG
- a CDS encoding acyl carrier protein has protein sequence MTKEDIIQKIDDFLIDEFEVEEEEIAADANLKDTLGLDSLDFVDLVVAVESNFGVKLVGEDFANVTTLQNFYDLIERKLH, from the coding sequence ATGACCAAAGAAGATATTATTCAAAAAATAGATGATTTTCTAATCGATGAGTTTGAAGTCGAGGAAGAAGAAATCGCTGCGGATGCTAACCTTAAAGACACCCTCGGTCTAGACAGTTTAGACTTTGTGGATCTTGTAGTGGCTGTAGAAAGTAATTTTGGCGTAAAACTAGTAGGCGAAGACTTTGCAAATGTTACCACCCTACAGAATTTTTACGACCTCATTGAACGAAAGCTTCACTGA
- a CDS encoding LpxL/LpxP family acyltransferase produces MATEWEGKSKGTVLGYRIYIFFIKKLGLGASYLLLHFVVLYYCIFSVASTKSIFYYFHKRLGYSTLKSLFNVYKNYYVFGQTIIDKAAISAGLRNKFTYDFDGIDKIESLLAQKKGGILLSAHIGNFEVAQHFLQDVNAFSSINLVTWDREHEEIKAYMESVTSKSNIKLILIKEDMSHIFEIHTALTNGELVCFTGDRYIEGTKFLEQQFLGETAKFPMGPYLLASRLKVPVLFVYVMKESKKHYHLYARTAEVKRGDAQGLLEKYTENLEWIIKKYPLQWFNYFDFWGDKINK; encoded by the coding sequence ATGGCAACAGAATGGGAAGGAAAATCCAAAGGCACCGTTTTAGGATATAGAATCTATATTTTCTTTATCAAAAAATTGGGGTTAGGTGCTTCATATCTACTGCTTCATTTTGTAGTACTTTATTATTGTATTTTTTCGGTTGCCAGCACAAAATCCATTTTCTATTATTTCCACAAAAGACTAGGGTATTCTACCTTAAAAAGCCTTTTCAACGTGTACAAAAACTATTATGTTTTTGGCCAGACTATAATTGACAAAGCAGCCATATCCGCAGGTCTTAGAAATAAGTTTACCTATGATTTTGATGGAATAGATAAAATAGAAAGCCTTCTTGCTCAAAAAAAAGGCGGTATTCTTTTAAGTGCACATATTGGTAATTTTGAAGTAGCTCAACATTTTCTACAAGATGTGAATGCTTTTTCTTCCATCAACCTAGTCACTTGGGACCGTGAACATGAAGAAATCAAAGCCTACATGGAGAGCGTTACCTCTAAAAGTAACATTAAGCTTATTCTCATTAAAGAAGATATGTCTCATATCTTTGAAATACATACAGCCCTAACCAATGGTGAATTGGTTTGTTTTACTGGTGATCGTTATATTGAAGGCACTAAATTCCTAGAACAACAATTTCTTGGAGAAACCGCAAAATTCCCAATGGGCCCATACCTATTAGCATCACGCTTAAAAGTTCCTGTTTTGTTCGTTTATGTAATGAAGGAGTCTAAAAAGCACTATCACCTGTATGCAAGAACTGCAGAGGTAAAGCGTGGCGACGCCCAAGGTCTGCTAGAAAAATACACTGAAAATTTGGAATGGATTATTAAAAAATATCCATTACAATGGTTTAATTATTTTGATTTTTGGGGAGATAAGATAAATAAATAG